Below is a genomic region from Phycobacter azelaicus.
CCAAGCGCGACAAGGTATCGGCGGCTCTCAAGGACCCCGCGCACAAGGATGATCGGGATCACGTTGATATCATCGTCGCCCTGGGTATGGCCAAGGAAGGTTTCGACTGGATTTGGTGCGAACACGCATTGACGGTAGGTTATAGGGCAAGTCTCACGGAGATCGTGCAAATCATCGGTCGCGCGACCCGTGACGCTGAAGGCAAAACCCGCGCAAGATTCACTAACCTTATTGCAGAGCCAGACGCCGCTGAAGAGGCGGTGACAGAGGCGGTGAACGATACGTTGAAGGCCATCGCAGCCAGCTTGCTAATGGAGCAAGTTCTTGCGCCCCGTTTCAACTTTACTCCGAAAACCAAAGCGAGCGGGCCTGTCGAAGGGTTCGATTATGGCGAAGGCGGGTACGATCCGGATAAGGAGAACGTTGGTTTCAATGAGGAAAGTGGACAATTCCAAATCGAAATCAAGGGCCTTGCTGCACCCAAGAGCAAAGAAGCCGAACGTATTTGCCAGGAAGACTTGAACGAAGTCATCACAGCTTTTGTACAAGATAAGACTGCCATTGAGCGCGGCCTCTTTGATGAAGAGTTAGTGCCGGAAGAGCTTACCCAGGTTCGTATGGGAAAGATCGTTGGTGCAAAATTCCCTGAACTGGACGCTGAAGACCAGGAAGCCGTCCGGCAGCATGCTATTGCCGCCTTGAATCTCACGCAGAAGGCCAAGGAAGTAGCCTTATCGACTGCGGAAGAAGGTGAGACCACTGGAAACACCGCATTGATCGATGGCGTCCGAAAGTTCGCAATGGATGTTCGCGAGCTCGATATTGATTTGATCGATAGGATCAATCCTTTCGGCGAAGCTTATGCAATCTTGGCGAAAACCATGAGCGAGGAAAGCTTGAAGCAAGTCGCAGCGGTGATATCGGCTAAGAAGGTGCAACTAACTCCGGAAGAGGCGAGAGATTTGGCTCGTAGGGCCGTTAAGTTCAAGCAAGAACGTGGCCGTTTGCCCTCAATCACTTCGCCGGATGCCTGGGAAAAGAAAATGGCTGAAGGCGTGGCGTACCTCGCGCGCATGAAGCAGGAGGCCGCAAATGGCTAGAGAATTTACGCAAGAAGACGACGCGCTGTTGGCGGAACTCGGTGTCGAGGTCGAAGCAAAAAAAGTTGTTAGTCGAACACCCCGCGAGGAACGCATCATTGCGGGTTTTGAAGAGATTCAACGGTTTTCCGAAGAACATGGGCGCTTGCCTGAACATGGCGAAGATCGTGATATCTTTGAGCGCTTGTATGCCGTTCGGTTGGATCGCATCAAAGAGCTTGAAGAGTGCCGGGAGTTGGTTGAGCCAATGGATACCACTGGCCTGTTATCTGGTAATTCACCTACTCCCGCCCGCGATGCCGAAGACCTGGATGATGACGCGCTTTTGGCCGAGCTAGGCATAGAGTTAGAAGCTCCACCGATAACCGAGTTGAAGCATGTTCGTTCGACGGCTGAGAAAAAGGCCGCTGAAGAAATTGCCAATCGAGAGCGCTGCGAAGATTTCGCCAAGTTCAAGCCTTTGTTCACAGAGGTTCAGAACGACTTGGATGTGGGCGTGCGCACGACCCGAAATATTCGAAAACAAGCAGGGTTCCTCAAAGCAGACATTAAGAAAGGTGAGTTCTTCATCCTGAGCGGTCAAACCTTGTATGTCGCTGAGGTTGGAGAAGAAATTCGAGCACCAAACGGAGAGACAGACGCCAGGCTGCGTGTGATTTACTCAAATGGCACAGAGAGCAACATCCTGCTTCGCTCGCTGCAAAGAGCTCTATACAAGGATGAAACAAGTCGGATTGTTACTGATCCTAGCGGTCCTGGCCCTCTGTTTTCATCGGAAACTGACGACGACGATTTGGCGAGTGGATTGATCTATGTACTTCGCAGCAAATCTGACCACCCAACCGTCGCTGAACATCGCGATGTGCTTCACAAAATCGGCGTGACGAGCGGAACGGTCGAAAAACGTATAGCGAATGCCAAGCTTGATCCAACCTTCCTGATGGCGGAGGTGGAGGTCGTTGCCACTTATGAACTCTACAACATAAACAGGACGAAGCTAGAAAATCTAATTCATCGAATTTTTGAATCCGCGCGGCTCGATGTCGAAATAAAAGACCGCTTCGGACATCCGGTAACGCCGCGTGAATGGTTCCTAGTACCGATGTTTATCATCGATGAAGCTGTCGAACGGATCAAGGACCGAACCATAGCGGGCTATATCTATGATCCTGCCAGCGCAAAACTAAGAAAAAGGACCGGCAGTGAGTGAACTGAAGACGTGCTTCAAACGGGTCGATTACGACCTCGACGGGCTTTTGCATTTCATTGATTTAGGCGACATAGCTTTGCCCGACATACAGCGACCATTCGTATGGTCGAACGCCAAGGTGCGTGATCTGTTTGATTCAATGTACCGTGGATTTCCGGTTGGGTATTTTCTGTTCTGGGAGAACACGAATGAAACCGGCGTGAAACAAATTGGCGTCGGTACCAAGCAGCACAACACAGCTGCCCGTCTCATTGTTGACGGACAACAACGTCTCACTTCGCTGTACGCTGTCTTTCGTGGCCAAAAGGTTCTGGACGCGGATTACAAAGAGCGGCAGATCGAAATTTCATTCCGTCCACGGGACGGTAAGTTTGATGTTGCGGATGACCTGCCCCCCGGGGCTCCCTCATTCATAACGAGAGTTTGCGGGTCTGGTATTCATATTCTTCGTCGTCAGTTTGGGCAAGCGCGCCGGACGCGGAGCCCTCAAATTGCTCAAGCGTCCGGCGCGCTTCTGCGGGTGTCTGGTTTCCGAGCGATGAGTGCGGCCTGACGTTGTTGTAGTCGTAGCGCCAGAGGGCCAGCTTTCGCCGCGCATCCTCCAAGCTGTCGAACATCTCTTCGTTCAGCAACTCGTCCCGGAGACTGCCGTTGAAGGACTCGATGAAGGCGTTCTGCTGGGGCTTGCCCGGATCAATGTAATGCCAGTCCACGCCGTTGTCGTTCGCCCATTTCAGGATAGCTCGACTAGTGAACTCTGTGCCGTTGTCGCTGACGATACTGGCCGGTTTGCCGTAAAGCCGGACCAGGGCATCCAGTTCCCGCGCGACACGGGCACCTGAGATGCTGGTATCCGCCATCAGGCAAAGGTTCTCGCGGCAGCAATCATCGTTCACCGCCAGAATACGGAACCGGCGTGATGCCCCGAACGTGTCGGACAGGAAGTCCAGAGACCAGCGTTCCCCCGGTCTCGGCGCCCCCGGCATCGGCGTCCGTGAGCCGCGCGCCCGCTTGCGGCCCCTTCGTCGCCTGACGCCCAGCTTTTCCTCCGTGTACAGCCGATACAGTTTCTTGTGGTTCATGATCATTCCCTTGCGCTCCAGCATCACCCCGATCCGCCGGTAGCCAAATCGGCGGCGCTTGGCCGCGACCGCTTTCATCTCCTTGCGAATCTCAGGATTGTCGGGCGGGCGTTCGCGCCTGACGGTTTTGGGATCGACGCCAACGAGCCTGCACGCTCGGCGCTGCGAGATGTCATGATCCCGCATCGCCCTCAACGCTGCATCCCGCCGTTCAGTTGGCGTCGTCAGCTCTTTCCCAGCAAATCCTTCAGCACGACATTGTCCAGCATTGTGTCCGCCAGCAGCCGCTTTAGCTTGGCATTCTCGTCTTCCAACGACCTCATCTTGGCGACGTCGGAAACCTCCATGCCGCCATACTTCGACTTGTATTTGTAAAAGGTGCCCTGGCTGAGGCCGTGCTTGCGGCACACCTCTGCGGTCGGCATCCCGGCTTCCTGTTCCTTGATCATCCCGATGATCTGCGCCTCGGTGAAACGGCTCTTTCGCATTCGTTTGCTCCTTCAAAAGGTTGAGCAAACTCTACATCAGAACGAGGGAAGTTTCGGGGGGCAGGTCAGCTTGAAACGCGTGACATAGAAAAAGATGAGGAAGAAGGCGGGCACTATGCCGCGCACATCCTTATCAGGAAAACACCAGATCAGCATGGTCGGCACTTGATTATGATCGAGAAGGTGCCTGGCATCTATCTTTCTTCAGTCAAAGATCATTTAGCCTGGGTTTGCAAAAGCGCCCTGTACGAGAAGGAAGTGCAAGATGACGATGGTAATCCCAAGCGGTTTCGACCTGTTTTTGAAATCGATGGGCACCAGTCCAGAACGATCCGGGAAGCGCTGAGAACGGGTACGCTTCAGGACATCGAGTTCATCAGCCACGAAGAAAACCATGAAGACGGCTTGGATGAAGATCCAATCGTCGAAGAGGTTGTCCATGAGGCCAGGTGGGAAGTGAAAAAGAGAGTCTCGGAAGATCAAGCGCGCACAATCTTCGGTCGAATTGGTGGTTTCCTAGGAGGTTTTCGCGGCGGCGCGGACGACACGCAGATTTTCGTAAGGATCAAAGCTGCTAACGGACAAATCAAACGTACGGAGGTCCACCACAATGGTGATGAAATCCTCGAACAGGCTTTTGTTCAGAACGAAATCGTTAACGACTTTGATCCACCTTTGACGCAGCGCTACGAGGCGTTCCGGCACGATATGATTCAGAAGATGCTCGAAGTCGCCAACAATGTAGGCGACTGACATGGCTCTTCAAAAACACACCAAGGTCTTTACGGTCTTCTCGTTCCTTCGCCTCCGTAGCCCCGACATCTATTGGTACCAATGGGTTTATCCGACAGTTTTGTTTGCATTGACTTACGGTGGGTACCAGTTCTGGGGGGATCAATTTCTGTCGTTCGACAAAGACAAGATGATTGGGGATATCAATGCGCTGATGGGTATCCTTGTCGGGTTTTACATCGCAGCGCTCGCAGCGGTGTCGAGCTTTTCGAACGAGAATCTTGACCAGGTTATGAAAGGGCGTGCGCCCACTTTAACAACCGTGCGCAAAGGTGATGAAATCAAGGAAACTCTCACCAGACGGCGGTTCCTCGCCATCCTTTTTGGATACTGTGCAACTCTGGCAATCGTTCTTTACGTTTTTGGTGTTGTCCAAGCCCACATGACGATCGTGCAATCTTCTGTGGCCTGGGCGCAAGCGTTGTTGAGCATAGCCGGATACGTTGCTTGGGGGCTTTACGTATGGATTATCTCAAGTCTTCTCGTCGTGACCCTGCTGGGGCTTCACTACCTCGTTGAGCGGATGCATAGGGCGTGAGAACGTGTACGAAATGCGGTGGCACGCGATTCAATTCTTGGAACAGGTGCATGGATTGCCGCAATGAGCGCGCCAAGCGGCGCGCAGAGCGCATCAAAGCGAACGGCGGATCGCACACCAAGAAAGAGTGGGAGACCCTCCTAGCAGCGTCTCCGCGATGTGCTGAGTGCAAGCGGGAATGGTGTGAGATACCAGCAAGGCCCGACAAGCGCTATAAGCATGTCTGGACCAAGGCACACATCGTGCCAGTTTACCATGGTGGTTCAAATGACATCAGCAACATTCAAGCCGAATGCTACCAATGCAATTTTAAGAAAAATGCTGGCCGCTTGAAGAAGTAGCGTGCAGTAATCCAGGACAAGGACGATATTGTAGCGTTTAGAGTAAGCGAGAGTTATACGGTGAATTCATTCAAAGTTCCCACTTTTCAGGAGCTTGCAGTGCCGATATTAAAGCATATCCGGCATGATCACACAGCTTGGCGTGAACTTCGCAAAGATGTGGCAAAATCATTTGGTGTGCCGCCCAACGGGTTCTCCGTTTCTAACCCTGTGGGTAGCAAGAACTCCTTTCAGGCAAATTTCGATCTAGCATTTGCTCATCTCAAACAGGCTGGCTTGGTTGTGCAAGAACGGCGGCCAAAGCCCGCAAATCCTAGGAAACTTCAGGCAGTTATTTCTCTGACGCCGGATGGTATTCAAGTGCTGATGTCCGGCGGTACCGTAGAGTTTCCAGAAACAACTGCAAAGCGAGACCTAGCTAAGGAAGCTAGTAAGGCATCGCGCCGGGTCAAAACTCCTAAGAAGAAAGCGACTACTGCTGCTGTACCGAAACCGAGGCGCGCCAACATACTAGGTGCAGAAAAATCCATCATCGAAGGGATTCCGACAGCGAGCTTGGAAAGGCTGTTCGCGCTTTGGGTGCAGAATGTGCAGCGCGTAGGAGACCCAGAACAACGTTTCAAACACGAAGCCGCAAAACGTATCATTGTGGCAGTAGAAAAGGAGTGGGAACGTAGGCTTCCGTATATTCGTCTAAACCCGGATCACTTCAAATGGCCCAGCACAGAAGCCGACAGGGGAACAGGGGGATTCGAAATCGGGAACGCGCCAGATGTAGGTATGTTAGCTTATATGGAATACCGTGTTGGACGCACCAACGGTCAGCCAGTTGGCGTTCGGCGGGCTATTCTTGATCGTGTGGTAGAAGGTACGCTGCCACTGTACGGCGGTATCCAGTACTATGATCAATGGGGTAAGCCAAATAGTGCCGCTCGGCTGCAAAAACTGGCAGAGGCAATTGCGGCCTTTACGCGTAATGCAAAGCGTCGTGGAAAAGTACGACTTGCAGATGCCATTTCCGAATGGGAGGCGGACCTAGAGTACCTGTACAAGAGCTACTATTTGCCCCGATTTGGCTTCGGTTGGCCAAGCACATAGGCATTCTACAAGCGTGCAAAAATCAACACTTATGCACGGATGAATGTATTCAATTAAAACAAAGGCTTGGCGCGTGCAAAAGTTACGTGCATAATTGTCTGATGAAAAAAGTCGGATATGCTCGCGTCTCGACAGCGGGCCAAGCCTTGAACGCTCAGCTTGATCAGCTTGGCGAGTTTGGCTGCGAACTCACTTTCAGCGAAAAGGAGAGCGGTTCCAAATCCGATCGACCAGAGTTGCAAAGGGCTTTGGCAGCCTTGGGCGAAGGAGACGTGTTGATTGTTACTCGATTGGATCGACTGGCAAGATCAACCCGTGATCTTTTGGAAATCGTCCATCACCTAGAAACAGTAGGAGCAACCCTAAAATCGATATCGGACGCATGGGCCGACACAACTACTCCGACGGGGCGTTTGATACTAACAGTACTGGGTGGCCTTGCTGAATTTGAACGTTCCTTGATTGCGGAACGTACGGCAGAGGGCAGAGCCAGGGCAAAGGCAGAAGGGAGGCGACTGGGAAGGAAGCCGAAACTGACAAAACACCAACGAGCTGAAGTTTTGAGGATGCGCAACCAGGGGATCAGCAACGCCGAAATTGGACGCATCATGGGGGTATCGAGGTCTACGGTGTCACGAACTCAGAGAGCCTAATATCCAGCTAGGGGGGCATGGCTGCCTACAGATCATACATCCGGTAAGCTAGTGCCTAGTTAGTCACTAGGCATCTACCACAAATCTGATTGCTGCTTGCTAGGTAGTGCAATTTTGCCACCTAGGCTGTTCAGAAAACCTGACGATCTTACGATTTTTTTCTTCCCGTCTTGGAGAATTGATTGCTCACATGGTCAAATGAAAAGAAAAAAGAAAGAAAAAGGATGCCTGTTGTAGTATTCGCAAACTCAAAAGGCGGTGTCGGCAAATCCACTTCAGCTGTTGTCTTCGCGCAAGTAGTGGCGCGCAGAGGCGCAAGCGTTTCGTTGCTTGATGCTGATCCAAATCAACCATTGTCCACTTGGTACTGTCGCGACGAGAAGCATGTCCCAAAGAACTTGCAGCTTGTTTCCGGCGTGAATGAAAACTCCATAACCGATGCTATCGACAGGGCATCTGAAGAAAGCGCGTTCGTAGTCGTGGACCTAGAGGGTTCTGCAAACATGGCAGTTTCATATGCAATTGGAAGGGCAGACTTGGTTTTGATCCCGATGCAAGGCAGTCAACTGGATGCTGACCAAGCCTCTAGAGTTATCGGCCTGATTGAAAGAGAGCAAAAAGCATTCAGGAGGGTTATCCCTTACAAGGTATTTTTCACCCGCACAAACCCCGCAATTAGGTCAAAGGACCTCAGACATATTCAAAAAGACCTGGATGAAGCTGGGGTTCCTCGCTTAGCTGTTGAGATGACTGAAAGGGCGGCATTTCGTGCGGTAATGCAGCTGGGTGGCACGATTTATGACCTTTCGCCAAGAGAGGCGTCAAATCCAACTGCGGCAATCGAAAACGCCGAAGCCTTCGCACGAGCGGTTACAGAAGCCATACAAGAACAGGAAAGGGCGGCGGCATGAGTAGAGAACGACCTAAGACCTTTGGTGCGCATGGCGATCCATTGGACAAAGTTTCCGAAATGAAGCCGTTACGCCGCGAGAACAAATCCTCTAACCGCCAAATGCAAGAAATCGCCAACGATGTTGGATTTACTTCACGTGAAGTTAAGGGAATGGCGGCGTTTGATGCCAGAAGTCTTCGTGCGACCAACAGAACTGCGCAGCTAAATATCAGCGTGAAAACCGAAACAAAGACTCGGTTCTGGCGATACGCGCAGGAAAACGGCTTCACTGTTGGAGAAGATGCGCTTTTACACCTTCTGAAAAAAGCAACAAGATAGACGCGTAGCTTC
It encodes:
- a CDS encoding DEAD/DEAH box helicase: MTKNVPSVSVTYAQNGSSTKSNELGMRAMQERAYEKRGEQYLLIKSPPASGKSRALMFIALDKLQNQGLKQAIVVVPEKSIGSSFNDEPLSNFGFWADWTVEPKWNLCNSPGTDGGKVKSVGAFLESGDQVLVCTHATFRFAVEKLGVEAFDNRLVAVDEFHHVSASEDSILGSQLNEFIARDKVHVVAMTGSYFRGDAVPILLPENEAKFDTITYTYYEQLNGYKYLKTLDIGYFFYSGSYADDILKVLDPNEKTIVHIPNVNSRESTKDKHREVEHIIDALGDWQGTDSETGFQLVKTPEGRVLKIADLVDDEAAKRDKVSAALKDPAHKDDRDHVDIIVALGMAKEGFDWIWCEHALTVGYRASLTEIVQIIGRATRDAEGKTRARFTNLIAEPDAAEEAVTEAVNDTLKAIAASLLMEQVLAPRFNFTPKTKASGPVEGFDYGEGGYDPDKENVGFNEESGQFQIEIKGLAAPKSKEAERICQEDLNEVITAFVQDKTAIERGLFDEELVPEELTQVRMGKIVGAKFPELDAEDQEAVRQHAIAALNLTQKAKEVALSTAEEGETTGNTALIDGVRKFAMDVRELDIDLIDRINPFGEAYAILAKTMSEESLKQVAAVISAKKVQLTPEEARDLARRAVKFKQERGRLPSITSPDAWEKKMAEGVAYLARMKQEAANG
- a CDS encoding GIY-YIG nuclease family protein, with the protein product MAREFTQEDDALLAELGVEVEAKKVVSRTPREERIIAGFEEIQRFSEEHGRLPEHGEDRDIFERLYAVRLDRIKELEECRELVEPMDTTGLLSGNSPTPARDAEDLDDDALLAELGIELEAPPITELKHVRSTAEKKAAEEIANRERCEDFAKFKPLFTEVQNDLDVGVRTTRNIRKQAGFLKADIKKGEFFILSGQTLYVAEVGEEIRAPNGETDARLRVIYSNGTESNILLRSLQRALYKDETSRIVTDPSGPGPLFSSETDDDDLASGLIYVLRSKSDHPTVAEHRDVLHKIGVTSGTVEKRIANAKLDPTFLMAEVEVVATYELYNINRTKLENLIHRIFESARLDVEIKDRFGHPVTPREWFLVPMFIIDEAVERIKDRTIAGYIYDPASAKLRKRTGSE
- a CDS encoding IS3 family transposase (programmed frameshift), whose protein sequence is MRKSRFTEAQIIGMIKEQEAGMPTAEVCRKHGLSQGTFYKYKSKYGGMEVSDVAKMRSLEDENAKLKRLLADTMLDNVVLKDLPGKELTTPTERRDAALRAMRDHDISQRRACRLVGVDPKTVRRERPPDNPEIRKEMKAVAAKRRRFGYRRIGVMLERKGMIMNHKKLYRLYTEEKLGVRRRRGRKRARGSRTPMPGAPRPGERWSLDFLSDTFGASRRFRILAVNDDCCRENLCLMADTSISGARVARELDALVRLYGKPASIVSDNGTEFTSRAILKWANDNGVDWHYIDPGKPQQNAFIESFNGSLRDELLNEEMFDSLEDARRKLALWRYDYNNVRPHSSLGNQTPAEARRTLEQFEGSASGALAQTDDEEYEYQTRKLSL
- a CDS encoding HNH endonuclease, with the translated sequence MDCRNERAKRRAERIKANGGSHTKKEWETLLAASPRCAECKREWCEIPARPDKRYKHVWTKAHIVPVYHGGSNDISNIQAECYQCNFKKNAGRLKK
- a CDS encoding recombinase family protein, whose translation is MKKVGYARVSTAGQALNAQLDQLGEFGCELTFSEKESGSKSDRPELQRALAALGEGDVLIVTRLDRLARSTRDLLEIVHHLETVGATLKSISDAWADTTTPTGRLILTVLGGLAEFERSLIAERTAEGRARAKAEGRRLGRKPKLTKHQRAEVLRMRNQGISNAEIGRIMGVSRSTVSRTQRA
- a CDS encoding ParA family protein — protein: MLTWSNEKKKERKRMPVVVFANSKGGVGKSTSAVVFAQVVARRGASVSLLDADPNQPLSTWYCRDEKHVPKNLQLVSGVNENSITDAIDRASEESAFVVVDLEGSANMAVSYAIGRADLVLIPMQGSQLDADQASRVIGLIEREQKAFRRVIPYKVFFTRTNPAIRSKDLRHIQKDLDEAGVPRLAVEMTERAAFRAVMQLGGTIYDLSPREASNPTAAIENAEAFARAVTEAIQEQERAAA